In Candidatus Paceibacterota bacterium, the DNA window ACGAAGAGAGCCTCTGGGCGGGGTGTCCGGCGGAGGCATATCCCGCGGATTTCAGCAACCATATCGCCAAAGTGCGCCAGTTGCTCTTCGCCGGGAAGAAGGCCGAGGCGCAGGCCTATGGACTGCAGCACCTCACTGCCACGCCCACATCATTCCGTTCATACGAACCGCTGGGAAATCTGTGGCTGAAATTTGGCGGCGCGGAAAGCAGCGAGTTGTATCGGCGAGAGTTGCTATTGGCGGACGGGCTCGCACGAGTAAGTTTCAGACGCGGTAGTGCCACGATCACGCGCGAAGCGTTTGTATCCTCGCCCGACGATGTGTTGGCAGTGCGGGTGGCAACCGATCAACCCGGCACGCTCGATTTCATAGTAGGCCTCACGCGCCAACGGAACGTCACGGTAAAGTCCGCTGACGGCGGACGCTTGCAACTTGATGGTCAGATTATCGATCAAACGAAGCAAGGAGGCGGGTACGATGACAATCCTGGCGGGTCTGGCCCGGGCGGAGCCCACATGAAATTTGCTGCACGGTTGCAGGCGCGGGTGGACTGCGGAATAGTGCGGGCAGGCGAGCGCGAGCTGCAAATCACCGGGGCAACCGAGGCAGTGCTCCTGTTCACTGCCGCCACCGACTACAATCTTGCCCGACTGACTTTTGATCGCTCGATCGATCCCGGCCAGCTCTGCGAGAGCATTCTGGCCCGTGCCGCGAAGGAGACTTGGGCGCAGTTGCGCGAAGCGCATCTGGCTGAGCACCGAGCTTTGTTCAACCGGGTTTCCCTTCAGTTGGGCACGAACGATCCGGCCTTAGAAGCTTTGCCTACGGATGCACGACTCGCGGCGCTGGGCAACGGCGGCGACGATCCGGGCCTGGTCGCGCTGCATTTCCAATTTGGCCGCTACCTCTTGCTGGGCAGTTCCCGGCGGCCTGGGCGGTTACCGGCCAATCTGCAGGGCATCTGGAACGACCGAATGTGGGCCCCGTGGGAATCTGACTATCACCTGAACATCAATCTCCAGATGAACTACTGGCCCGCCGGCGTGGCGAATCTGCCGGAAACGGTCGATCCGCTGGTGGATTGGTTTGAGTTGCTAACGCAACGCGGGCGGGAGTCGGCGGGGCAACTGTACGGCTCCGGCGGCTGGGTGGCCTTTCACGCTACCAATCCGTTTGGACGCACCACGCCGAGCGCCTCGACGCGCGAATCGCAATTCCTCAACGGCGTGCTAGACCCGCTGGGGGGCGCCTGGCTTGCGGCACAGTTGTTCGATTTCTACCAGTTCACTGGCGATCACGCATTGCTCCAGCGGATTTATCCGTTGTTGAGCGGCGCGGCTGAGTTTGTACTCGATACGCTCGTGACTGCGCCGGATGGCGCGCTTGTCATCGCCCCGTCCACCTCGCCGGAAAATTCCTATCTCGATCGGCAAACCAAGAAGCGGCTGCGCATCACGGCTGGTTCGACCTATCACATGAGCCTCGTGCGGGCGATCTTCGATGCGACGGATCGCGCGGCGGCGATTCTCGGCACGGACCAACCGCTGCGCCAGCGCATCGCAGCAACTCGGGCGAAACTCCCGCCGATCGGGCTTGGACACGATGGCCGTCTTTTGGAATGGGCCGAGCCTTATCAGGAAGTCGAGCCGGGCCATCGCCACATTTCGCATCTCGTTGGCCTGCATCCCTTTGACCTGATCACGCCTGCCACGCCGGAACTGTTCGCCGGGGCGAGAAAGGTGCTGGATCATCGCCTGGCAAATGGGGGCGGTGGCACCGGTTGGAGTCGCGCGTGGATGATCAATTTCTTCGCCCGGTTGCAGGACGGCGACGCGGGGCGCGAACATTACTTGACTCTGCTGCGGCGTAGTACGTTGCCTAACTTGTTCGACAACTGCCCGCCGTTCCAGATTGACGGCAACTTCGGCGGATGCGCTGGTCTCGCAGAAATGTTGCTGCAAAGCCACGAACGCGCACCCGGCTCCGAGCCGGCGGATCAACAGTTCGTGTTGCATCTGCTGCCCGCCCCGGCCAAGGCGTGGCCTTCCGGCGCCGTCAAGGGTCTGCGAGCCCGCGGCAATTGCATCGTGGATATCGCCTGGAAGGACGGACGGGTGACGGATTACCGGGTTGCGTCCGACCAGCCGCGGGAAGTCAAGGTGCGCGTGAATGGCAGACTCCTGAATGTGAAGCCCGACCGT includes these proteins:
- a CDS encoding glycoside hydrolase family 95 protein — its product is MLAYGCAVWGFVVCAAEPVIWFQGPATNWNEALPLGNGRLGAMIFGGVSEEWLQLNEESLWAGCPAEAYPADFSNHIAKVRQLLFAGKKAEAQAYGLQHLTATPTSFRSYEPLGNLWLKFGGAESSELYRRELLLADGLARVSFRRGSATITREAFVSSPDDVLAVRVATDQPGTLDFIVGLTRQRNVTVKSADGGRLQLDGQIIDQTKQGGGYDDNPGGSGPGGAHMKFAARLQARVDCGIVRAGERELQITGATEAVLLFTAATDYNLARLTFDRSIDPGQLCESILARAAKETWAQLREAHLAEHRALFNRVSLQLGTNDPALEALPTDARLAALGNGGDDPGLVALHFQFGRYLLLGSSRRPGRLPANLQGIWNDRMWAPWESDYHLNINLQMNYWPAGVANLPETVDPLVDWFELLTQRGRESAGQLYGSGGWVAFHATNPFGRTTPSASTRESQFLNGVLDPLGGAWLAAQLFDFYQFTGDHALLQRIYPLLSGAAEFVLDTLVTAPDGALVIAPSTSPENSYLDRQTKKRLRITAGSTYHMSLVRAIFDATDRAAAILGTDQPLRQRIAATRAKLPPIGLGHDGRLLEWAEPYQEVEPGHRHISHLVGLHPFDLITPATPELFAGARKVLDHRLANGGGGTGWSRAWMINFFARLQDGDAGREHYLTLLRRSTLPNLFDNCPPFQIDGNFGGCAGLAEMLLQSHERAPGSEPADQQFVLHLLPAPAKAWPSGAVKGLRARGNCIVDIAWKDGRVTDYRVASDQPREVKVRVNGRLLNVKPDRSKP